The Tolypothrix sp. PCC 7712 region TTCACTTACAAAATTGTTAAATTAAAATATCCATCTGGCAGAATGGCAATATTTGCTTTTTTAGCAGTTATTTTAAGCCCTACAGTTATTTACAATAGTTCCCTTTGGGGTCAATGTGACGTTATCTATACAACGGGATTAGTTGCTTGCGTTTACTTTTTATCTATTTACAAGCAAATTCCAGCTTTAATTAGTTTTGGTGTAGCCGTTTCTTTTAAATTACAAGCGATGTTTTTAGCACCTTTACTCTTAATCATGGTGCTGAAAAAAAGAATCTCTTGGTATTTGCTGCCTATAGTACCCTTGGTATATATAGTTTTAATGCTACCAGCTTGGTTTGCAGGCAGACCCATGCCTGATTTACTATTAGTCTACTTTAACCAAGCTAATAAATATAAGGAACTAGCGAAAGGCTCACCAAATTTATATCAATGGATTCCCAACGATTTTTATAATATTGTAGTGCCGATAGGTTTAGCTTTAACAGTAGCAGCTATGTTGCTATTAGCCTATCTTGTTGTTTTCAAAAATCGGTTAGAAATTACTCAAGACAGACTGATTCATTTGGCAACTATATCGGTTTTGTTTATGCCCTATATTCTGCCGAAAATGCACGAAAGATATTTTTACCCTGCTGATATATTGTCAATTATCTTTGCGTTTTATTTTCCTCAATATCGCTGGGTAGCCATATCAGTACAAATGGCTTCATTTTTTGGTTATCTAGGAACTCCGATATATATCAAACTATTTGCTTTTCCTTTAGGTTTTACGCTTTGGTTTATTGTGCGTCATTGTGATATGATTTATCCGAAATTAAAAGCCAAAATTTCCTAGAGAATCATCAT contains the following coding sequences:
- a CDS encoding membrane protein — translated: MAKTSEQTFFKFIKSPLNYPVSVYLGLGIIFAVFIRWLCIPNKSVDYKYFLAPWYDFIASHGGFSALKYGFADYTPPYLYWILIAATLLSGLPKILGIKLFAMSMDFVCAFFTYKIVKLKYPSGRMAIFAFLAVILSPTVIYNSSLWGQCDVIYTTGLVACVYFLSIYKQIPALISFGVAVSFKLQAMFLAPLLLIMVLKKRISWYLLPIVPLVYIVLMLPAWFAGRPMPDLLLVYFNQANKYKELAKGSPNLYQWIPNDFYNIVVPIGLALTVAAMLLLAYLVVFKNRLEITQDRLIHLATISVLFMPYILPKMHERYFYPADILSIIFAFYFPQYRWVAISVQMASFFGYLGTPIYIKLFAFPLGFTLWFIVRHCDMIYPKLKAKIS